GTGCGAGCGCTGATCCCGAGCCGCCTCAACCGCACCGCGCAGTACTCGGCGACGCCTCGGGAGAGCCCCAGCCCGAACGTGACCACCGTGCGCGCCGTGCCGATCAACTCGACCGCGTCGTCGAACGACTCCGCCGACAGCGATCGCTGAGTCTCGCGGATACGCTCCGCCGCCTCGTCGAAGACGATCTCCAGCAAAGAGGTGGAGTCGGTCTCGCGGGCGACGGTGATCCGCGTGGCCAGGCGGTGGGCAGGGTGCGTACTGGTCATCAGGGTGGCGCCGACGTCGTGCTTGAGTTCGGGCCACCCGGTGAAACCCAGAGCCTTGGCGGTGCGGATCACCGTGGCGTCGCTGGTCCGCGTGAGCTTCGCCAGTTGCAGGGCGCTCAGGAAGACGACGCGTTCGGCGTTGGCGACGATGTAGTCGGCCACCCGGCGCTCGGTGCGGGAGAGGGCGCCGCCGTGCAGCTCGATCCGCTGCTCCAGCGTGAGCACCCCCTCGGCCGCGACCGGTGCGCTGCCGGGTTCGTTCTGCTCAGGTTCCGTCACGCCGACTCCTCCCGAGAGCCTTGGCCCGCTCGCTGGACTCGGGCGGGCTCGTCCGTGCGTCCATCGTCCACCCGTCCGGCTCCGCCGCGCGCACTGCGGCGAGCCGTTCGGCGAAGAACGCGCGGACCGGGCCGAGCGTTTCGCGGCACTCGTGCGCGACGCCGGGCACGATGTCGTGCCGGACCGCGACGCCGTGGCCGACGAGGCCGGCCTTGAGCGCGCGCATCCTGGCTTGGCGGTCGACACCGTGGTCGTTCACGTCCTTGATCCAGGCCGGCTCCTCGGGCCCCATGCCGATCTCCCACGTCTCAGTGTCGCGTGCCCCGATGACCAGCTGCACGGGCACGGCGCGGATCGCCTCCAGATCCGGGGTGACGCCCAGTGCCTCCCGCAGTCCGCCGATCCCGGCCGGCCATGGGCGCGCCTCGTCCGGCAGGGTGACGACGCCGGGGGCGCCGACGGAGGCGCCGAGAAGCCGGTCGGGATGGGTGTAGAGGAACCGGTGGGTGAAGTGGCCGCCGCCGGAGAAACCGGTGAGCAGGAACCGGGCGGTGCCGACCCGGTAGGACTCGGCCACCTCCTCCAGCATGGCCAGCAGCAGCAGGTCGAACCGGATGTCGCCGTAGCGCAGGTACTTGTAGTTGTGCAGTTCGCCGGGTGTGCCGATCCCGGCGGGGAACAGTGGCGCGAAGACGATGCAGCGATGCGTCCGGGCGAATCCGGCGAACGCGTCGCGGTAGCTCTGCGCGTCGCGGCCGGTGCCGTGCACCAGCACCACCAGCGGGTAGACATCGGTCCCGTCCTCGTCGTAGTCCTCCGGCACGTACAGGCAGTAGGAGAAGCGCTGGTCGGCTCGCGACGCGAACATCGTGGTCGGCCCGAACTGGTAGAAGGAGAGCCGCTTGCCGTGCCCGCGCCTGGGGGGCGTCGCCGCGTCCTTCCGTCCGTGTTCAGAACGCATGGCCGATGCCCCGTCCGCCTGCGAACGAGTACTCCACGTAGCGCGACCGCGACGGCGGTCCCGCACTCACCCAGATCCGGCCCCGCGCCGGTTCGGCGATCACCGATGCCACCGTCATGTAATGGTCCTCGTCGCCGCGTTCGCGGTGGTCCTCGGCGTGCACCGAGAGCCCGTCGGCCCCGTCGTCGCGGTCGCGCAGGATCGCAGCCATGGTCGGCGGGTCCAGCCGCCCGTGGTTCTCCTTGAGCAGGTGCCGCATCCGCGCGTGGCGGATGCGGGAGTTGCGCAGGTACCGGGCGTTGGAACGCTCCTCGTCCAGCAGGTCGGGCGCGAGATAGTGGTTGGAGTGCGCCAGCAGGGCGTCCTCCGGGGGCAGCAGCGCGCTTCGCCGCGGCGTGTTCTCGAAGTCGACCGCCGTCCCGGCCGCGTCCAGCAGGACCAGGTTGCGCGAGGACGCCCGCGGCAGGTCGCGCAGCGCCGAGCACGCCTGGGCGACGCCGGCGTGGTGCATGGCGAAGCGGCTCAGCAGGTAGCGGGGGAATCCGCGCCGCCAGCCTTCGCAGTTCAGGAAGTTCGCGAACACCGCCATACCCGTGCTGCTGATCCCGATGTAGGAGACCTGGCCCGCGGGGGTGGCCATGAGGATCTCCGGTCCGTCGTCGGGTTCGATGTGGACGACGATCATCAGCCCGGCGTAGAGGTCCGGCAGGTCGGCGTTCTGCCCGGCCAGGCCGGTCCCGGTGGCCGTGGCCTCCGGCAGGGCCGCGAAGGTCGTGCACTCGTTGGCGGTGGCCGGCGAACCCAGCACGTCGGCGTAGACCTCGGCGCGCAGCTGCAGCAGGTAGGCCTCGGCCAGGGTGATCCCGGCCCCCTCGGCGATCCCGGCGATCTCCTCGTCCAGATGCCCGGCGTACTCCTGGACGAACGGCCGGTACTCCGCGGCGACCGCGGTGGCGGTCGCGCGATCGACGCCGGCGCTCGCGAGCCGGGCCAATGCCAGGTCCAGGTGCTCGGCCACGAGGTCGGCGCACGCCGTGCCGTGCTGGCGCCCTATCGAGCGGTGGGAACCGCGGAAACGGTGGAGTTCAAGGATCTGCGGCACAGGACCTCCTGGGTCGTTCTCGTCGGGTGCATCGTCTACTCGGGCGCGGTGGTCAGGCGTCCGCGGGGGTCGGCGGCGAATCGAGGCGTCCGGCGTGGTGGCAGGCGACCTCGCCGCCGTGTTCACCGTGCAGGAGCTCGGGCTCGGACTCGCGGCAGATCCGGGTGGCGTACGGGCAGCGAGTGCTGAACCGGCACCCGGGCGGCGGGTCGGCGGGACTGGGAATCTCGCCGCGCAGGATGACGCGCCGACGCGTGGCCTCGCGCACCGGGTCGGCCACCGGCACGGCCGACAGCAGCGCCCGGGTGTAGGGATGGCGCGGGTGCGCGGTCACGCGCTCGGCGTCGCCGACCTCGACGACCCTGCCGAGGTAGAGCACGGCGATCCGGTCGCAGACGTGCCGGGCCATGGCCAGGTCATGGGTGATGAACAGGTAGGTGAGCGCCAGTTCCTGCTGGAGGTCGAGTAGCAGGTTGACGATCTGGGCCTGGATGGAGACATCCAGCGCCGCGATGGCCTCGTCGGCCACGATGAACTCCGGATCGCAGGCCAATGCGCGGGCGATGCCCACACGCTGCCGCTGGCCACCGGAGAGTTCATGCGGGAGCCGGTCCATCAGCCTCCGGTCCAGGTGCACGAGATCGAACAGCTCCTCGACCCGGGTCCTGCGCCCGGCCGCGGTGCCGACACCGTTGAGGTCGAGGGGCTCGCGCACGGCCGCGCCGACCGGCAGCCGCGGGGTCAGCGAGGAGTAGGAGTCCTGGAAGACCATCTGCAGCCGGGGCCGGAGTTCGCGCAGCGGCCGCTGGTCCAGCGCCGTGATGTCGCGGCCGCGGAAGCGGACGCTGCCCGATGTGGGCTCGGTCAGCCGCAGCAGAACGCGGCCGATCGTGGACTTCCCCGAGCCGCTCTCTCCCACCAGCCCCAGCGTCTCGCCGCGGCGCACGGTGAAGCTCACGCCGTCCACGGCCCGGACCGTGCCGACCGTACGGCGCAGCACGCCGCGCCTGATCGGGAAGTGCTTGGCCAGGTTCTCGGCTTCCACGAGTGCCTGCCGCTCGCTCACTGTCCGTCTCCTTCCGCCGCGGCCGGTGCCGGTGGGGTGCGGCCGGCCCCGGCGGCGACCTCGTCGGTGCGCAGGCACGCGGCCTCGTGCGCCTCCCTGACCGGGAGGAGCTCGGGGACCGAGTGCAGGCATTCCGGGACGGCGTGCTCACAGCGCGGCGCGAACGCGCAGTGCTCGATCGGCCGTGTGAGGTCGGGCAGTCCTCCGGGGATCGGGACGAGCCGCCGCCGGGGCCCGTCCAGCCCGGGCAGCGACCGCAGCAGCCCGGCGGTGTAGGGATGCCGGGGCTGCGCGAACAACGCGCGCACGGGCGCGCGCTCGACGATCCGCCCGGCATACATCACCGCCACACTGTCCACCAGGCCGGCGACGACGCCGAGGTCGTGGGTGATCCACATGACGGCCATGCCCAGCTCGGCACGCAGCCGCGCCACCAGTTCGATGATCTGCGCCTGGACGGTGACGTCCAGTGCCGTCGTGGGCTCATCGGCGATGAGCAGCCGGGGCTCGCAGGCCAGGGCGAGCCCGATCAGGACACGCTGGCGCTGGCCGCCGGAGAGCTGGTGCGGGTAGCTGCCGAGGCGCGCGCGGGGATCGGGGATACCGACCAGCTCCAGCAGCTCGGCCGCCCGGGACAGGGCGGCGGTCCGGGAGCCGCCCCGATGGTTGCGCACGACCTGGGCGATCTGGCGGCCGACCGTCATCGACGGATTGAGCGACGCCATCGAATCCTGGTAGATCATCGACAGTTCACGACCCCCCAACGCACGGCGCCGTTTCGGGTCGAGGTCCAGCAGTTCGGTGCCCCTGTAGCGGATCCGGCCGCGCTCGACGCGGGCGGGCGGCGCGGCGAGGAGGCCCATGACGGCCAGCGCGGTCACGGACTTGCCCGAACCGCTCTCCCCGACCACGGCCGCCGCCTCGCCCTCGCGCACGGTCAGCGAGACGCCGTCCACCGCACGCAAAGTGCCGTCCTCCGTGTCGAAGGCGACAGCGAGGTCCTCGATCTCCAGGAGAGGGGATGCGCTCATTTCTTCCTCCTGCGCGGCTCGAAGGCGTCGCTGAGGCCGTCGCCGACGTAGTTCACGGCCAGGACGACGATGAAGAGCATCGCCCCGGGGAAGAAGCCCCGCCACCAGTGCCCGAGTGCGATCACCGGACGCTGGGCCTCGTACAGCAGGCCGCCCCACGTGGCCTCCGGCGGCTGAAAGCCCAGCCCGAGGAAGGACAGGGCCGACTCGGTCAGGATCGCGGTGGCGACGCCGAGCGTCGCGGTCACGATGATCGGGCCGAGCGCACCCGGCAGGATGTGCCGCACGGCGATGCGGAGGTGGCCGGCGCCGATGCCGCGCGCAGCCTCCACGAACTCCTTCTCCTTCAGGGACAGGTAGCTGGCGCGGACCAGCCGGGCGGTGTTCATCCAGCTGAACATCGCCACAGCGGCGATGATCGGCCCGAACCCCGGACCGACCAGGGTCACCAGCAGGATCACCACGAACAGGGCCGGCAGCGAGTAGAAGACGTCCACAACGCGCATCAGCACGTTGTCGACGGGTCCGCCGAAGTAGCCGGCCACCGCTCCGACGAGCACCCCGACGACGAGCGAGCAGCCGACGGCGGCGAACGCGACGCTCAAGGTCAGCCGGCCGCCCACGAGGATCCGCACCAGCAGGTCGCGGCCGAGGTCGTCGGTGCCCATCGGGTGCGCCGGGGACGGCGGCTGGTCCTTGCCGGCCATCGAGACCTCCTCGGGGCCGTAACCGATCACCGCCGGTCCGATCACGACCGCCAGGATGACGGCGCCGAGGACGGCCAGGCTGACGGCGGCCGGGCGGTGCCGGAGGAAGCGGCGCCACGCGCCGCCGCCGGCGCGCGCGGCGGGCTCGGGTTCGGCCGCCGTTGGCGGTGCGGCCGGACGCCCGGTCGGGGGCGCGGCGTCACTCATAGCTGATCCTCGGGTCGAGTCGGCTGTAGACGATGTCGGCGAACAGATTGGCGAGGACCACCAGGAGCGCGGCGATGATCAGGATCCCCAGCAGCACCGGGTAGTCGCGCAGCTGGGCGGACTCGACGAACAGGCGGCCCATGCCGGGCAGGCCGAAGATCGTCTCGGTGATGACGGCGCCCAGGAACAGCTCCGGTATCGACAGCACGGCGACGGTGACGACCGGGATGGAGGCGTTCTTCAGCGCGTGGCCCAGAACCACGGTGCGCTCGGGCAGTCCGCTGCCGCGGGCCGTCCTGATGTAGTCCTGTCCCAGGACCTCCAGCATCGACGACCGGACGTAGCGGATCAGGCTCGCCAGCGACACCAGCGACAGCACGGCCACCGGCAGGATCAGGTGCCGGGCCCGGTCGACGATCGCCGCGACGCCCTCGTACTGCGCCCGCAGATCGGTCAGTCCCGCCGATGGCAGCCAGCCCAGCTGGAACGAGAAGACATAGAGCAGCATCAGCCCGAACCAGAAGCTCGGCATCGCGAGCCCGGCGAAGGACAGCCCGG
This sequence is a window from Spinactinospora alkalitolerans. Protein-coding genes within it:
- a CDS encoding C45 family autoproteolytic acyltransferase/hydolase, with amino-acid sequence MPQILELHRFRGSHRSIGRQHGTACADLVAEHLDLALARLASAGVDRATATAVAAEYRPFVQEYAGHLDEEIAGIAEGAGITLAEAYLLQLRAEVYADVLGSPATANECTTFAALPEATATGTGLAGQNADLPDLYAGLMIVVHIEPDDGPEILMATPAGQVSYIGISSTGMAVFANFLNCEGWRRGFPRYLLSRFAMHHAGVAQACSALRDLPRASSRNLVLLDAAGTAVDFENTPRRSALLPPEDALLAHSNHYLAPDLLDEERSNARYLRNSRIRHARMRHLLKENHGRLDPPTMAAILRDRDDGADGLSVHAEDHRERGDEDHYMTVASVIAEPARGRIWVSAGPPSRSRYVEYSFAGGRGIGHAF
- a CDS encoding ABC transporter permease, producing MTSYLVRRCLQAVPLLLGISVIVFALLQMTPGGPMAAGEGAGSQASAAQIERLRGRYGLDDPIWIQYLRWLGGMLTGDWGASFNTGRPVLEAIGERIPTTLLLTGVSFTVSVLLALAVGTVAAVRRHSAFDHLSTGLSFAGLAMPSFWFGLMLLYVFSFQLGWLPSAGLTDLRAQYEGVAAIVDRARHLILPVAVLSLVSLASLIRYVRSSMLEVLGQDYIRTARGSGLPERTVVLGHALKNASIPVVTVAVLSIPELFLGAVITETIFGLPGMGRLFVESAQLRDYPVLLGILIIAALLVVLANLFADIVYSRLDPRISYE
- a CDS encoding ABC transporter permease, with the protein product MSDAAPPTGRPAAPPTAAEPEPAARAGGGAWRRFLRHRPAAVSLAVLGAVILAVVIGPAVIGYGPEEVSMAGKDQPPSPAHPMGTDDLGRDLLVRILVGGRLTLSVAFAAVGCSLVVGVLVGAVAGYFGGPVDNVLMRVVDVFYSLPALFVVILLVTLVGPGFGPIIAAVAMFSWMNTARLVRASYLSLKEKEFVEAARGIGAGHLRIAVRHILPGALGPIIVTATLGVATAILTESALSFLGLGFQPPEATWGGLLYEAQRPVIALGHWWRGFFPGAMLFIVVLAVNYVGDGLSDAFEPRRRKK
- a CDS encoding ABC transporter ATP-binding protein, whose translation is MSERQALVEAENLAKHFPIRRGVLRRTVGTVRAVDGVSFTVRRGETLGLVGESGSGKSTIGRVLLRLTEPTSGSVRFRGRDITALDQRPLRELRPRLQMVFQDSYSSLTPRLPVGAAVREPLDLNGVGTAAGRRTRVEELFDLVHLDRRLMDRLPHELSGGQRQRVGIARALACDPEFIVADEAIAALDVSIQAQIVNLLLDLQQELALTYLFITHDLAMARHVCDRIAVLYLGRVVEVGDAERVTAHPRHPYTRALLSAVPVADPVREATRRRVILRGEIPSPADPPPGCRFSTRCPYATRICRESEPELLHGEHGGEVACHHAGRLDSPPTPADA
- a CDS encoding ABC transporter ATP-binding protein; its protein translation is MSASPLLEIEDLAVAFDTEDGTLRAVDGVSLTVREGEAAAVVGESGSGKSVTALAVMGLLAAPPARVERGRIRYRGTELLDLDPKRRRALGGRELSMIYQDSMASLNPSMTVGRQIAQVVRNHRGGSRTAALSRAAELLELVGIPDPRARLGSYPHQLSGGQRQRVLIGLALACEPRLLIADEPTTALDVTVQAQIIELVARLRAELGMAVMWITHDLGVVAGLVDSVAVMYAGRIVERAPVRALFAQPRHPYTAGLLRSLPGLDGPRRRLVPIPGGLPDLTRPIEHCAFAPRCEHAVPECLHSVPELLPVREAHEAACLRTDEVAAGAGRTPPAPAAAEGDGQ
- a CDS encoding MurR/RpiR family transcriptional regulator, which codes for MTEPEQNEPGSAPVAAEGVLTLEQRIELHGGALSRTERRVADYIVANAERVVFLSALQLAKLTRTSDATVIRTAKALGFTGWPELKHDVGATLMTSTHPAHRLATRITVARETDSTSLLEIVFDEAAERIRETQRSLSAESFDDAVELIGTARTVVTFGLGLSRGVAEYCAVRLRRLGISARTAPHMGFALADDLLLLDRGDVVVLFAPGRLLREVEIVIEHAEAVGASVILVTDTLPPEIGTGVRAVLRAPLSAGGLTGETLTASVVTDALLLSLARRGEERATRTSKILTQLRKKLIGKGRR